The genomic DNA GGATCTGTTCCGTTTTCTAACAGGCCATTCTCCCGCTTATTTTGCAGACCGTATGCCTACATCTCTTGCAGCGCGTATTGCTACCGCCGGAAATGTGAGCTTCACCATAGAAAACTTGCTGGCATGGAGTGTGCTGCCTCCTAGCCTGAATGTTTTGCTTTCTGTGGTGCTGATGTTGTCTGTCAGCACCATTATGGGCAGCGTGACCGTAGTTTTGGCTGTTGGCCTGTGTTTTTTGATGTTCCGCTTGGCCGTGCGGGGCCGAAAGTTGCATGGAGATTACGCAGCCGCAGCGGCCGGGCTGGAAGGTGAAACACTGGATGTGATGGGCAACATCGCGCTGGTGCGGGCCTTTGGCATGCGCAACCGTGAGCGTGAACGGTTTAATGCCCTTACGCAACGGGAAATGGGCGAACGCCTGAAGTCTCTGCGCTATATGGAAAAGCTGCGCATGATCCATGCGTTGCTAACAGCGGTGCTTACTACAGGTTTGCTCATCTGGGCTGTATTGCTGTGGCAATGGCAGCAGGCAACCGTGGGGCAGGTGGTCATGATTATCACGCTGGGCTTTGCCATTCTGCACGGCACGCGGGATCTGGCTTTGTCTATGGTGGAAACCATTCAGCACAATGCCCGGCTTTCCGAAGTGCTTTCCTCGTTGCTGGTGCCGCATGATATGCCAGATGCCGAAAATGCCGTGCCGATGAAAGGCCCTGTGTTGGGTGATGTGCAGTTTAGGGATGTTGTGTTTGCGTATCCGGGCGGTGCCGCGGTGCTGGATCATTTCAACCTGCATATTCAGGCGGGCACGCGCGTAGGGCTGGTGGGGCGTTCTGGTTCTGGCAAAAGCACGGTGCTGGCCTTGTTGCAACGCATGCGCTTTGTGCAGTCTGGCACTGTGCTGATAGACGGGCAGGATATTCGCGATCTTACAGAAGATGCGCTGCGGGCTTGCCTTTCCATTGTGCCGCAGGATGTTTCCTTGCTGCATCGCTCTGTGATGGAAAACATCCGCTACGGCAGGCCAGATGCCACAGATGCAGAAGTGTGTGCAGCCGCCGCAGCAGCAGGGTGTGCCGCGTTTATTGAGGAATTGCCTGAAGGGTTTGATACTATTGTAGGGGATAGGGGCGTAAAGCTATCTGGTGGGCAGCGCCAGCGTATTGCTATTGCGCGTGCCTTTTTACGCAATGCCCCCATTCTTATTTTGGATGAAGCCACCAGCGCGTTGGACACAGAAAGTGAACAACACGTGCAGCAAGCGCTGGATAGGCTGATGGTTGGGCGCACGGTTATTGCTGTAGCGCACCGGCTTTCCACCTTACAAAATTTTGACAGAATCGTTGTGATGCAGGAAGGCAGGATTATCGAGGATGGTTCTCCTGCGCAGCTTGAACAGCAGGATGGCCCGTACAGACAGTTTCTTAACAGGCAGATGACACACGCATAATGACAACCATACAAATACCACAGGCGTGGAAAAACCTGCGACCCGAAGGGCGGGGTGAAGCACGAGGTGCTCTGGCAGCCTATGCTTACCAACAGATACGCGACAGGCTGATTTACTGCCATTATCAAGGTGGTGAGCGTTTGGTTTTGCGCCTCCTTGCGGCTTCATTGGAGTTAAGCCCAACTCCGGTGCGTGAGGCATTGTTGCGTCTGGTTTCAGAGCAGGCGCTGGAACTGGATGAACGCAATACGGCCCGTGTGCCCACCACCACACGCGCATTGTTTTTAGAAATTCATGGCGTAAGAGGAGATCTGGAGGGGCGTGTTACCCGAGATCTGATTACGCATATTACGCCCGAACAAATTGCGGTGCTGCGAGAAAAGCATCGGGATTTTATTGTAGCATATGAAAATGCAGACCCGCACGGAGCGGCTGTGGCCAATGCTATTTTCCACAGCACGGCAGCAGGTTTTTCCCGCTTGTTGTTTACGGTAGGGATTATCCGCGGGTTGTGGGCGCGTATGGGGCCAATTTATGCGGCGGCTAACAGCTTGCCTACAATCAGTCCGGCAGACCCAAATCATCCGCATCTGCAAATTTTGGCCGCGTTTGAAAAGCACGATGTTGATGCTGCAACAGATGCATTGCGGCGTGATTTTCTGCAAGCCAAAGAATGGCTAGAGCCTCTGCTGCCTGAAGAACAGCCTGTAACAATTTGAAATTGAAATAAAATATACAAGCCTGCCACGCCGTTAAGATAAGGCAGGCTTGTATATTTATGTGTGGGCGTGGGCAAGCGCAGCCCTACACCTAGGCCAAGTATCAGGCCGGTTTGGTTTTGCCGCCAGCCGGAGGTTTGTCTGATGCGGTATTTTTGGCCTTGTCTGCCTTGTCGGACAGGCCGGGCACTTCCACATCAATTTCCAGCATGGAACAATGTGCACCACGGTCTAGCTTGATCTGAACTTTGTCCTGATCAACCGAAACGTGGCGCTTGATAACTTCCATGATTTCGCGGTGTAGCTGAGCCAGCAGGTCATCCTTGCCGTCGCCTACACTGATGCGTTCATGCGCCAGCAAAATCTGCAACCGATCCCGCGCAACGGGAGCGGAGGAGCGGCGCTTAAAGAGGTTGGAGAGGAAGGTCATGAGACTCTCCGTTTGAACAGCCAGTCAAACAGGCCTTTGCGTTCAGTTGGAATGGTAACTTCCACTTTTTCACCCAACAGGCGGCGCGCTGCTTCTGCATAGGCGCGGGCTGGAGCGCTTTCCGGTTCGGCAATGGTAACAGGGGCACCCACGTTAGATGCTTTCAGAACATCCGGGCTTTCTGGAATAATGCCAAGCAGTGGAATGGAAAGAATTTCAAGCACGTCATCCGTGGCCAGCATGTCACCGCGTGCGGCGCGCTGGGGGTCATAACGTGTCAGCAGCAGGTGCTTCTCAATTTTCTTGCCACTTTTGGCTTTTTCCGTTGTGCTATCCAGCATCCCGATCATGCGGTCACTGTCTCGCACAGAGGAAACTTCCGGGTTCGTGACAATAACAGCCATATCAGCATGGTGCATGGCCATTTGCGCGCCGCGTTCAATACCTGCGGGGCTATCACAGATCACCCAGTCAAACTTTTTGCGGAGTTCTTCAATAACCTTGGCAACGCCCTCTGTGGTCAGGGCATCTTTATCCCGCGTCTGGGAGGCCGGTAGAAGGGAGAGGGTATCAATCCGCTTGTCCTTGATAAGCGCCTGTGCCAGATTGGCGTCACCCTGAATAACATTAATCAGGTCAAACACCACGCGGCGTTCCGCACCCATAACCAGATCAAGATTACGCAGCCCGACGTCAAAATCTACCAGCACGACTTTCTGGCCGGTTTTGGCCAGTGCGGCTCCCAAGGCTGCGGAGGTTGTGGTTTTACCCACACCACCCTTGCCTGACGTGACGACCAGAACCTTTGCCATCAGTATTCCTTTTTATATCTCTGCGGGATCATCTGGGTGAAGCCATGATGACCTTGTATGGCGATAACATGACAAGCTGCATCTAAAAAGAAAACTGCCAATGTCTATTTAGCCTTAGTTTTCTTTTTATTTATTCTCTTACGGCAGCGGACGGAACAAAAGAGCTTCCCCCGAAAGCAGAACCTGTGCAGGTTTTTCTGTGCAGGCGGGATCCATTTCTTCCGCCGTGGCATAGAATCCATCTATGGCTACAAGCTCGGCAGCCAGGTTGCGGGTATAAATCCGGGCATTGCTGTGCCCGCCAATACCAGCAATGGCCCGCCCGCGCAGGGCTCCATAAACATGGATAGACCCTCCGGCAGAAACTTCTGCCCCAGAAGCCACAGCTCCCAGAATAACCACATCGCCATCTGGCCAGACAATATGCTGGCCGGAGCGTACGGGGTCTTCTATCAGTAGGGTTGTGGGTTCTGGTGGGCCTTCGGGTTCTTCTTCCGGCGCGGTAATGGGGCCGGAAGAGCGGCCACCCACGGAGCTTTCTGGCCATTCCCAATCTGCCACGGCTGGCCACGAGCGATCACCGTTTTCTATGCCAAGCACGCGTATGCCGCGTTCTTTGAGCGCTGGCAGCAGAAAGGCAAGGTTGGGTGTATCAGCCTGCATCATGCTCAGATCAAGAATAACGGGCTTGCCAGCAAAAAAGCCAACAGACCGCGTGATCTGATGATCCAGCGCCACCAGCCAATCTTCCAGCGGGGCTTCCGGCGTGAGGGTGAGCGCCAGAAAAGAGCGCCCGGACATACGAATACGGGGGAGTGGGGGATGTGTGCCGGACAAGAACAGCCGCTCTCGAAATAAAGATCAGGAATAACAGATGCACAGGATAATGGCGTTACAGTGCAGTTGGGAAGTGTCTGTTACGCATTGGATGCATGAAGGCAAGGAGATGGTGAGAATTTGATGTGCTTTCATGCTGTTTTCCCTCTGGCGCTGGGGCAGGCAATGGCATAAATCATCGGGTATGCGTACCCTCTTTCATTTTCCCCTCTCTCCTGCCAGCCGTACTGTTCGGCTTGTACTGGCGGAAAAGCGCCTGCCGTTTGAGGCCATTATTGAACGGGCATGGGAACACCGGCCCGAATTTTTGGCCATGAACCCAGCAGGTGATGTGCCGGTTTTGGTGGAAGATAACGGGCTGATTGTGCCGGATTCGTATGTGATCTGCGAATATCTGGAAGAAGCATATTCCGATACGCCGCTGCTGGGGCGTACGCTGGCAGAACGTGTAGAAGTACGCCGTGTTATGGCGTGGTTTGATACGCTGTTTGCGCGCGAAGTTTCTGGCCGGTTTATTGATGAACGGGTGATGAAGCGCTTAAGCGGCCGCGGAAATCCGGATGGCACTGCGCTGCGTGAGGCCTATGCCGCCATGCGCCCGCTTATGAAATACGTGAACGATCTGGCAGAAAACCGGAACTGGCTTGCAGGTAATTTTCTGTCTCTGGCAGATTTTACAGCAGCCGGGCATTTATCCTGCCTGGATTTTATTGGCGATATTGATTGGAGCAAGGTGCCTGCTGTGCGGGACTGGTACGCACGCATGAAGTCTCGCCCCTGCTTCCGTCCGCTTCTGGCTGATCGGGTTTCTGGCATAACGCCGCCTGAATATTACACCAACTTGGATTTCTGATCTTTTGAAACACCAAACGGCGTGGCACGCGCCAGATGTGCTGGTTATTGGCGGCGGTGCCGCAGGGCTAATGGCGGCCATAACGGCAGGCCAGCGCGGGTGCAGCGTTGTTGTGGTGGAACACGGGCCGGAGGTGGGGCGCAAAATCCTTATTTCCGGCGGTGGACGCTGTAATTTTACCAACACGGAAATGCGGGCAGATCGGTTTTTGTCTGCCAACCGGCATTTCGTAAAATCAGCACTCAGCCGCTATAAGCCAGAAGATTTTCTGGCCCTGTTGGCCAAACATTCCATTGCATGGCACGAGAAAAAGCTGGGCCAGCTTTTTTGCGATCATTCAGCGCGGGATATTGTTTCCATGCTGTTGGCGGAATGTGCGGCAGCGGGCGTGCGTATCCTTACAGATACACGTATTCGCCACGTAAGCCGCTCTGGTGATGCTTTTCGGGTAGAAAGTTCTGCCGGTGAGTTTCAGCCAAAGGTCGTTATTTTGGCCTCAGGCGGGCTTTCTATTCCCAAGTTGGGGGCCAGCAGCTTTGCGTATGATGTGGCCCGGCAATTTGATGTGCCCGTTATCAAACCAGAACCCGCGCTTGTTCCACTGGTGTTTGATCAGCCTCAGGATGGTTGGCTGAAAACACTGGCGGGTGTTTCTCTGCCCGTGCGTGTGAGCTGTGGCAAAATAGCGTTTGATGAAGCTTTGCTGTTTACGCATCGGGGGCTTTCTGGCCCAGCCTTGTTACAAATTTCTTCTTATTGGCAGGCGGGGCAGGCCGTAAAGGTGGATATGCTGCCGGGGCAGGATTTGGCAGCATTGCTGATGAAGCTGAAAAAAGCTGGTTCAAAAGCTAAAGCACCAGCCGCTTTGGCCCGATGGTTGCCCCAGCGTTTGGCTGCGGCTTTGGCGGCGCAGAAAGCATCTGATCGCCCTATGGCGGAATGGGCAGATAAAGATATTCAGGCCTTGGCGCAGCGGGCGCAGAATATGCAGTTTTACCCCACAGGCACAGAAGGTTTTGCCAAAGCAGAGGTTACGCGTGGAGGGGTGGATACACGCGGGCTTTCTTCCCGCACCATGCAGGTAGAAGCTGTGCCCGGCCTGTTTATGGTGGGTGAGGCTGTAGATGTTACGGGCTGGCTGGGTGGTTATAACTTCCACTGGGCATGGGCCAGCGGCCACGCTGCGGGGGAAGCCGCAGCGCAGTTTCGCGCTGTATAGGTTTTAGCTTTTTGCAGCCTTAATTTCGGCGGCCAGCTCCAGAGCGCGCGTATAAACGGTGCGCTTTGGCAAGCCTGCTGCTGTTGCAGCCAGTGCAGCAGCATCTTTAACGGAATGTGTTTCCAGCAGGCTGCGTAGGGTGGTGTCCAGATCATCTTCAGATGTCTGTTCCGGCTCGGCTGGGCCCAGCAATACGGTTATTTCTCCGCGCGGAGGGGTGGTGGCGTAAAAGGCGGCCAGTTCACCCACGCTATCACGTCGCACTTCCTCAAACTTTTTGGTCAGTTCGCGCGCTACGGCGCAGGGGCGCGTGGGGCCAAAAATTTCTGCCATATCGGCCAGAGTTTCAGCCAGTCTGTGGGGGGCTTCGTGCCAAATCAGGGTGGCACTCAGGCCAGCACGCTCAGCCGCATGTAGCTTGGCAAAGCTTTCCTTGCGGGCTGATGAGCGCGGAGGCGGAAAGCCAAGAAACATGAACGGATGCGGAGGTAGGCCAGAAAGTACAAGCGCTGTGAGTGCCGCGTTGGGGCCGGGCACAACCGTAACCGGCACGTTGGCTTCTATGGCAGCCCGCACCAAGCGGAAGCCGGGGTCTGATAGCAGGGGCATCCCTGCATCAGAAACCAGCGCAATATTGGCCCCCCCTTGCAAGCGGGCAATCAGGCCGGGAATACGCTGGCGCTCATTATGTTCATGCAAGGCTTCTGTGCGGGCAGAAATACTGCGTTCTGTCAGCAGTCGGGCCGTGGTGCGTGTATCTTCGCACAGAATCAGATCCGCACTTGCAAGTGCTTCGGCACCACGTGGGCTGAAATCCCCCAGATTGCCAATGGGTGTGGCAACCAGCGTAAGGCCGGAGGAAGAAGGCGCATGACTTGGCGGCTTTCCTTCGCTATGGAGGGGGGAAGTCCGGTCGCGGTGTTCATCAGGCCGGTTGTGTGTGGAGGACGATCTTGATGATGACGCGTGCATGTTCGCTCCTGTCTGGACTTTCCAGCCAAGGTCTGGCGGGAAAACAGACATGGCGCAAGGCCGGTCTGGCTGCGTTGGGCATAACTGGCATGGCTTTAGCTGGCTGTGCAGACCAATCTCCCTCTGCTGGTGGTGGGGTTTCTAAACCTGTTGCCAGCCATAAAATTGGGGTTCTGCTGCCTCTTAGCGGGCCAAATGCTGGGTTGGGGCATGAATTGCTGGCAGGTGCACAGCTTGCAGTCGGCACCACTGCATCGGCTGACCCCACGGGGTTGCAGTTGGATGTGCATGATACAGCCGCCGCCGGTGAGGCATCTGGTGCAGCCACTGCCGCAGTAAGTGCCGGAGATGGCCTACTGCTTGGCCCGCTTACCAGTGGTGATACCGCAGTTGCCGCGCCAGCAGCACAATCTGCCGGTATTCCGGTTCTGGCGTTTACCAGTGATATTTCTCAGGCCCGTTCTGGTGTGTGGATTATGGGTATCACCCCGGAAGATCAGGTGCAGCGTTTGGTCGAACAGGCGCGGCAGGATGGACGGCGTAAGTTTGCGGCACTTTTGCCCAATACCCCGCTGGGGCATGCATTGGGCAATGGTTTGCAGTCCGCTTGCCATGATCAGGGTTTACCGGAACCAACAATTGTGTATCACTCCGGCACGGCAGCCAGCATTTCGCAAAGCCTGCGTGATATTTCCGATTACGATACGCGCTTGCAGGCTGCCAAAGGCAACAGTGGTGAGCCCACCCCTTACACGCCAGATGCAGCCACAGCAGATGCAGATGCCGCCAAAACGGCAGACAAGCTGCCTTCTAACCTGGCGGCAGCATTGGGCACGGATAGTAACTCCGCAGTGCCAACAGATGCACCTAAGGCGGATACTCCCAAGCTGGAAGCACCACCCTTTGATGCGCTGCTACTGGGGGATACCGGTCTAAATCTGAGAAACGTGATTGTGGCGTTGAATGAAACCCAGATCAGCCTGCCATCCGTACGTATTATGGGGCCGGGCCTTTGGGCTGCTTTTGCCACCAAGCTAGGGGCCATTAAAGGCGCATGGTATGCCGCGCCAGATCCTACAACCCGTCAGGCTTTTGTGACGCATTTTATGGCAGTTAACCACCATATGCCCAAGCCATTGGCTGATTTGTCTTACGATGCCGCGAATGTGGCCAAAACCGTGGCGCAGAGTGGTGTCTCTGGGTATCCGGCAAGCGCACTTACGCGGTCTGATGGGTTCTCTGGCGTAAACGGCCCGTTCACACTGCTGCCTGATGGGCGTGTTCGCCGCGCTTTGGGTGTGTTTGAAGTGATAGGGGGCGGTAGCCCTGCCAAAATGCAGAGTGCTCCAGCAAAGGCCAGTGCAATATCTGGCTGATCTGGATGTATTTGCACTAAATGCTCAAAAGGGCTGCCTGATGTATTTTCAGGCAGCCCTTTTTATTTGCCGTGTAGAAAAGAAATTATTTTTTGTGCTGTGCCAGAATGGTTAAAACCTCGGCAACGCGTTCCACGACATCATCCCACTTTCGCGGGGTCGTTTGGCGGATAATCTGCAACGTGGGGTACCACGGGCTATCTGTGCGCCCGCTTAGCCAGCGCCAGCAGTTATCGTACCGATCCATCAGCAAAACAGGTTTGCCCAACCCACCAGCCAGATGCACCACAGAGGTATCTACCGTGACCACAACATCAAGAGACATGATGAAGGCTGCTGTATCATCCATATTGTGGAGAAGGTGTGTGGGATCATACAATACCATGTTGGGTGGTGGATCATTCATCTGCTCGGCATAGGGGCCTTTTTGCAAACTGATGAGATTGACGCCTTCCACATCCCCTAATGGAGAAAGTGTGCGCAGGTTTATGGAGCGTCTGCGGTCTACAATATGGGCGGAAATTGTATTGGGCCGGGGTGCACCGCCCCAGACCAGCCCCACATTCAAATTATCATTTTCAGGCAGGAATTTTGCCAGTTCGCGCACTTTTATAGTGTCTGCCCGCAAATAAAGTACCGGTGCCCCCATGGCATCCGGTGTGGCAGAAAAAACGCGGGGCAGGCTGATAAATGGGCAATGCCAATCAAATGGCGGCGTGGTGCCACCTACCTGCACAATGTGTGCGCCCACAACCCGCTTACAAAGTTCACCTAGTGTTTCTGGCACCCATAAATGCGGAATGGCCCCCCGATCTGAAAGTGGCTTAATATAGCGCAGATACATTAAAGTATCTCCAAGCCCTTCCTCCTGCGTAATCAGGATACGCTTGCCCCGGATGTCCGTATTTG from Acetobacter ascendens includes the following:
- a CDS encoding penicillin-binding protein activator; translation: MTRACSLLSGLSSQGLAGKQTWRKAGLAALGITGMALAGCADQSPSAGGGVSKPVASHKIGVLLPLSGPNAGLGHELLAGAQLAVGTTASADPTGLQLDVHDTAAAGEASGAATAAVSAGDGLLLGPLTSGDTAVAAPAAQSAGIPVLAFTSDISQARSGVWIMGITPEDQVQRLVEQARQDGRRKFAALLPNTPLGHALGNGLQSACHDQGLPEPTIVYHSGTAASISQSLRDISDYDTRLQAAKGNSGEPTPYTPDAATADADAAKTADKLPSNLAAALGTDSNSAVPTDAPKADTPKLEAPPFDALLLGDTGLNLRNVIVALNETQISLPSVRIMGPGLWAAFATKLGAIKGAWYAAPDPTTRQAFVTHFMAVNHHMPKPLADLSYDAANVAKTVAQSGVSGYPASALTRSDGFSGVNGPFTLLPDGRVRRALGVFEVIGGGSPAKMQSAPAKASAISG
- a CDS encoding glutathione S-transferase family protein, whose product is MLFSLWRWGRQWHKSSGMRTLFHFPLSPASRTVRLVLAEKRLPFEAIIERAWEHRPEFLAMNPAGDVPVLVEDNGLIVPDSYVICEYLEEAYSDTPLLGRTLAERVEVRRVMAWFDTLFAREVSGRFIDERVMKRLSGRGNPDGTALREAYAAMRPLMKYVNDLAENRNWLAGNFLSLADFTAAGHLSCLDFIGDIDWSKVPAVRDWYARMKSRPCFRPLLADRVSGITPPEYYTNLDF
- the minD gene encoding septum site-determining protein MinD; the protein is MAKVLVVTSGKGGVGKTTTSAALGAALAKTGQKVVLVDFDVGLRNLDLVMGAERRVVFDLINVIQGDANLAQALIKDKRIDTLSLLPASQTRDKDALTTEGVAKVIEELRKKFDWVICDSPAGIERGAQMAMHHADMAVIVTNPEVSSVRDSDRMIGMLDSTTEKAKSGKKIEKHLLLTRYDPQRAARGDMLATDDVLEILSIPLLGIIPESPDVLKASNVGAPVTIAEPESAPARAYAEAARRLLGEKVEVTIPTERKGLFDWLFKRRVS
- a CDS encoding ABC transporter ATP-binding protein translates to MSAEKEKHSQVLQQDAPQQAFSAQPAITVPDEELPHYAGRPIAFLVRYMRHWPVGHALVFGSVGLAIGCIVLSSNGIRRLVDLMTGTSPTGDVMAVWSAVGVLIGLIVADNISWRVAGWFAARTFVAVTGDIRQDLFRFLTGHSPAYFADRMPTSLAARIATAGNVSFTIENLLAWSVLPPSLNVLLSVVLMLSVSTIMGSVTVVLAVGLCFLMFRLAVRGRKLHGDYAAAAAGLEGETLDVMGNIALVRAFGMRNRERERFNALTQREMGERLKSLRYMEKLRMIHALLTAVLTTGLLIWAVLLWQWQQATVGQVVMIITLGFAILHGTRDLALSMVETIQHNARLSEVLSSLLVPHDMPDAENAVPMKGPVLGDVQFRDVVFAYPGGAAVLDHFNLHIQAGTRVGLVGRSGSGKSTVLALLQRMRFVQSGTVLIDGQDIRDLTEDALRACLSIVPQDVSLLHRSVMENIRYGRPDATDAEVCAAAAAAGCAAFIEELPEGFDTIVGDRGVKLSGGQRQRIAIARAFLRNAPILILDEATSALDTESEQHVQQALDRLMVGRTVIAVAHRLSTLQNFDRIVVMQEGRIIEDGSPAQLEQQDGPYRQFLNRQMTHA
- a CDS encoding BaiN/RdsA family NAD(P)/FAD-dependent oxidoreductase is translated as MKHQTAWHAPDVLVIGGGAAGLMAAITAGQRGCSVVVVEHGPEVGRKILISGGGRCNFTNTEMRADRFLSANRHFVKSALSRYKPEDFLALLAKHSIAWHEKKLGQLFCDHSARDIVSMLLAECAAAGVRILTDTRIRHVSRSGDAFRVESSAGEFQPKVVILASGGLSIPKLGASSFAYDVARQFDVPVIKPEPALVPLVFDQPQDGWLKTLAGVSLPVRVSCGKIAFDEALLFTHRGLSGPALLQISSYWQAGQAVKVDMLPGQDLAALLMKLKKAGSKAKAPAALARWLPQRLAAALAAQKASDRPMAEWADKDIQALAQRAQNMQFYPTGTEGFAKAEVTRGGVDTRGLSSRTMQVEAVPGLFMVGEAVDVTGWLGGYNFHWAWASGHAAGEAAAQFRAV
- the rsmI gene encoding 16S rRNA (cytidine(1402)-2'-O)-methyltransferase, with the translated sequence MHASSSRSSSTHNRPDEHRDRTSPLHSEGKPPSHAPSSSGLTLVATPIGNLGDFSPRGAEALASADLILCEDTRTTARLLTERSISARTEALHEHNERQRIPGLIARLQGGANIALVSDAGMPLLSDPGFRLVRAAIEANVPVTVVPGPNAALTALVLSGLPPHPFMFLGFPPPRSSARKESFAKLHAAERAGLSATLIWHEAPHRLAETLADMAEIFGPTRPCAVARELTKKFEEVRRDSVGELAAFYATTPPRGEITVLLGPAEPEQTSEDDLDTTLRSLLETHSVKDAAALAATAAGLPKRTVYTRALELAAEIKAAKS
- a CDS encoding tetratricopeptide repeat protein; its protein translation is MNTPAASAPTLPDQLTLRRARTEIIAGHFNEMLAVLEPFSTGNNDLAKTLYAYCLAGTSQPEEAAEILCDIASRHAGTEHPLQALSDLLAELDKRPLAEATCRAALTRTPQDARIYDILGNLLVQCGLFDEAISLLRQAIELRPNSMHSHNLLAMAMLEQGCFDEALAHLQSVLKTQPDHAGILSNIGCMLAGKGRLDEALDYYRRAISLRPTEPQVRLNHSITLLKAGRYAQGWTEHEWRLRLPGHTSLPPSTLMPSLGPNTDIRGKRILITQEEGLGDTLMYLRYIKPLSDRGAIPHLWVPETLGELCKRVVGAHIVQVGGTTPPFDWHCPFISLPRVFSATPDAMGAPVLYLRADTIKVRELAKFLPENDNLNVGLVWGGAPRPNTISAHIVDRRRSINLRTLSPLGDVEGVNLISLQKGPYAEQMNDPPPNMVLYDPTHLLHNMDDTAAFIMSLDVVVTVDTSVVHLAGGLGKPVLLMDRYDNCWRWLSGRTDSPWYPTLQIIRQTTPRKWDDVVERVAEVLTILAQHKK
- a CDS encoding GntR family transcriptional regulator, which gives rise to MTTIQIPQAWKNLRPEGRGEARGALAAYAYQQIRDRLIYCHYQGGERLVLRLLAASLELSPTPVREALLRLVSEQALELDERNTARVPTTTRALFLEIHGVRGDLEGRVTRDLITHITPEQIAVLREKHRDFIVAYENADPHGAAVANAIFHSTAAGFSRLLFTVGIIRGLWARMGPIYAAANSLPTISPADPNHPHLQILAAFEKHDVDAATDALRRDFLQAKEWLEPLLPEEQPVTI
- the minE gene encoding cell division topological specificity factor MinE codes for the protein MTFLSNLFKRRSSAPVARDRLQILLAHERISVGDGKDDLLAQLHREIMEVIKRHVSVDQDKVQIKLDRGAHCSMLEIDVEVPGLSDKADKAKNTASDKPPAGGKTKPA
- the minC gene encoding septum site-determining protein MinC, with product MSGTHPPLPRIRMSGRSFLALTLTPEAPLEDWLVALDHQITRSVGFFAGKPVILDLSMMQADTPNLAFLLPALKERGIRVLGIENGDRSWPAVADWEWPESSVGGRSSGPITAPEEEPEGPPEPTTLLIEDPVRSGQHIVWPDGDVVILGAVASGAEVSAGGSIHVYGALRGRAIAGIGGHSNARIYTRNLAAELVAIDGFYATAEEMDPACTEKPAQVLLSGEALLFRPLP